A genome region from Novipirellula galeiformis includes the following:
- the pheA gene encoding prephenate dehydratase → MSNANQEKIDTIDREILALVDQRIALVKQEARSVKQSAGSSQPSPTQPITGRVASSSHHIDEVVAAIAERTEIAEDASATAAETQRQILRHIASVCLAAVDPIRVAFLGPEYSYSHLASLKYFGLGAEFTPVGSIPAVFEAVARGDVATGLVPIENSTDGGVVDTLGMFVRCQMQICGEVVLPIHHNLLSSSPRESITEIHSKPQALSQCRGYLATHFPGARLVETTSTTAAAQLAAEKSGVAAVASLEAGRQYDLDVLAANIEDNPHNVTRFAVLGKDRPESSGDDKTSLLFKINHQPGTLADVMMIFKNNQLNMTWIESFPCPDTRNEYLFFVELSGHRDDPTVADAIEMLSRQAKRLDILGSYPKAAP, encoded by the coding sequence ATGTCAAACGCGAATCAAGAAAAAATCGATACGATCGACCGCGAGATCCTGGCGTTGGTCGATCAGCGCATCGCTTTGGTCAAGCAGGAGGCCCGGTCGGTGAAGCAGTCCGCTGGATCGTCCCAGCCCTCCCCGACGCAGCCGATCACCGGTCGCGTGGCCTCGTCGAGTCACCATATTGACGAAGTGGTCGCGGCGATTGCCGAGCGGACCGAGATTGCCGAGGACGCGTCGGCGACCGCCGCCGAAACTCAACGCCAGATTCTGCGTCATATCGCCAGCGTTTGCCTTGCCGCGGTCGACCCGATTCGCGTCGCCTTTCTTGGCCCTGAATACAGCTACAGTCATTTGGCGTCGCTGAAGTATTTCGGACTGGGGGCGGAGTTTACGCCTGTGGGCTCGATCCCGGCGGTGTTCGAAGCGGTCGCGCGAGGTGACGTGGCGACGGGACTCGTCCCGATTGAAAACAGCACCGATGGCGGGGTCGTTGACACGCTCGGCATGTTCGTCCGCTGCCAAATGCAAATTTGTGGCGAGGTGGTGCTGCCGATCCATCACAATTTATTGTCATCCTCGCCGCGTGAATCGATCACCGAGATTCACAGCAAACCGCAAGCGTTATCGCAATGCCGCGGCTACTTGGCGACTCATTTTCCGGGCGCTCGATTGGTGGAGACGACCAGCACGACGGCGGCGGCTCAATTGGCCGCTGAGAAATCGGGGGTCGCAGCGGTCGCCAGTCTCGAAGCGGGCCGGCAATACGACTTGGATGTGTTGGCCGCCAACATCGAAGACAACCCGCACAACGTGACTCGCTTCGCCGTGCTTGGCAAAGATCGCCCCGAGTCCAGCGGTGACGACAAAACCTCGCTGTTGTTCAAAATCAATCATCAACCCGGTACGCTTGCCGATGTGATGATGATCTTCAAAAACAACCAGTTGAACATGACATGGATCGAATCGTTCCCATGCCCCGACACCCGCAATGAGTATCTGTTCTTTGTCGAATTGTCAGGCCATCGAGACGACCCCACCGTCGCCGATGCCATTGAGATGCTGTCTCGGCAAGCGAAACGGTTAGACATTTTGGGGTCTTACCCCAAGGCAGCTCCTTAG
- the dnaK gene encoding molecular chaperone DnaK: MAQGEKIIGIDLGTTNSVVAVMEGSEPKVIPNPEGNRLTPSVVAFTDKEDTIVGEPARRQAVTNPKRTVYSAKRFMGRRHSEVESEEKMVPYGVTGAANDYVKIKVGDKEYTPQEISAKVLRKLKESAESYLGHKVNKAVITVPAYFNDAQRQATKDAGQIAGLEVARIINEPTAAALAYGLDKKKDEKIIVFDLGGGTFDVSVLEVADSGDEEQESRVFQVISTSGNTHLGGDDFDETLINHVADQFKKDNAIDLRNDPMALQRLQEACEKAKKELSTLPETDINLPFITMDQSGPKHLTMKITRSKFEELIDPLVEQCKKPVLQALEDAGMKPGDIDEIVLVGGSTRVPKVRQIVKEIFGKEPHQGVNPDEVVAVGAAVQGSVLAGERTDVLLLDVNPLTLGIETEGGVMTALVERNTTIPVEKKNVFSTAADNQTAVTVRVFQGERKMATSNRLLGEFNLEGIPPQPRGVPQIEVKFDIDQNGILAVSAKELKTGKEASVQIKEAGALGEDEIEQMRKDAESNAEEDKRQFELVEAKNKANQQVYQLEKLMNENKDKLSDADTEPMNKAIEKVKTAAEGSDTAAIKQATEELDAASQAFSKVLYEKTEAAGPAAEGAEAASGAAASNDDDDAIDADFEVKN; this comes from the coding sequence ATGGCACAAGGTGAAAAGATTATCGGTATCGACCTCGGCACCACCAACAGTGTGGTTGCAGTGATGGAAGGCAGCGAGCCGAAGGTGATTCCGAACCCCGAGGGCAATCGATTGACCCCTAGCGTGGTCGCGTTCACCGACAAGGAAGACACGATTGTGGGCGAACCCGCACGCCGTCAAGCGGTCACCAACCCCAAACGCACCGTTTACTCGGCCAAGCGTTTTATGGGACGCCGCCACAGCGAAGTGGAATCCGAAGAAAAAATGGTTCCCTACGGCGTGACCGGTGCGGCGAACGATTACGTCAAAATCAAAGTGGGCGACAAGGAATACACGCCTCAAGAAATCTCGGCCAAGGTCCTCCGCAAGCTGAAGGAATCGGCCGAGTCGTACCTTGGCCACAAGGTCAACAAGGCGGTGATCACCGTCCCGGCTTACTTTAACGATGCTCAGCGTCAAGCCACCAAGGATGCTGGCCAGATCGCGGGCTTGGAAGTCGCTCGGATCATCAACGAGCCCACCGCGGCCGCGTTGGCCTACGGCTTGGACAAGAAGAAGGACGAGAAAATCATCGTCTTCGACCTCGGGGGAGGTACGTTCGACGTTTCCGTTTTGGAAGTGGCCGACAGCGGTGACGAAGAGCAAGAGAGCCGCGTCTTCCAAGTGATCAGCACCTCGGGTAACACGCACCTCGGTGGGGATGACTTCGATGAAACGTTGATCAACCACGTCGCCGACCAGTTCAAGAAAGATAACGCCATCGATCTACGCAACGATCCGATGGCACTGCAACGGTTGCAAGAAGCATGCGAAAAGGCCAAGAAGGAGCTCAGCACGCTGCCCGAAACCGACATCAACTTGCCATTTATCACGATGGACCAGTCGGGGCCGAAGCACTTGACGATGAAGATCACTCGTAGCAAGTTTGAAGAGTTGATCGACCCCTTGGTCGAGCAATGTAAGAAACCGGTGCTGCAAGCACTCGAAGACGCGGGCATGAAGCCAGGCGATATCGACGAAATTGTTTTGGTCGGCGGTAGCACCCGTGTGCCCAAGGTTCGTCAAATCGTCAAAGAGATCTTTGGCAAAGAGCCTCACCAAGGGGTGAACCCAGACGAAGTGGTTGCGGTGGGAGCCGCGGTGCAAGGCAGTGTTCTTGCCGGCGAGCGAACCGACGTGTTGTTGTTGGACGTCAACCCATTGACGCTCGGTATTGAAACCGAGGGCGGGGTGATGACCGCGCTTGTCGAACGCAACACCACGATCCCTGTGGAAAAGAAAAACGTGTTCAGCACCGCTGCGGATAATCAAACCGCAGTCACCGTTCGCGTTTTCCAAGGGGAACGAAAAATGGCCACGAGCAACCGTTTGCTCGGCGAGTTCAATCTCGAAGGCATTCCGCCACAACCCCGTGGTGTGCCTCAGATCGAAGTCAAGTTTGACATTGACCAGAACGGGATCCTGGCGGTATCGGCCAAGGAACTCAAGACCGGCAAAGAGGCTTCGGTCCAGATCAAAGAAGCCGGTGCACTCGGCGAAGACGAGATCGAGCAAATGCGCAAGGACGCCGAATCGAATGCCGAAGAGGATAAGCGTCAATTCGAATTGGTCGAGGCCAAGAACAAGGCGAACCAGCAGGTTTATCAGCTTGAAAAACTGATGAACGAAAACAAGGACAAGTTGAGCGATGCCGACACCGAGCCGATGAACAAGGCGATCGAAAAGGTGAAGACGGCTGCCGAAGGTTCCGATACCGCTGCGATCAAGCAGGCGACCGAAGAACTCGACGCAGCTTCGCAAGCGTTCAGCAAGGTGCTGTATGAGAAAACCGAGGCGGCAGGTCCTGCCGCTGAGGGCGCCGAGGCCGCTTCGGGCGCCGCCGCGTCGAACGACGACGACGACGCAATCGATGCGGATTTCGAAGTCAAAAACTAA
- the clpB gene encoding ATP-dependent chaperone ClpB, which yields MAFRFDKLTTKAQSLVSQAQGLATSAGNPEILPLHLLAAMLEESDGITRPMLKKMNADADKLKELVQSEIQKSPSVSGGRQPGIAPALQRTFDAAAEVAAKLKDEYVSTEHLLLGIAKVESKARNLLKLMGISEADVLKAMSEVRGSARVTDPNAEDTYQALEKYGVDLTQLAAKGTLDPVIGRDNEIRRVIQVLSRRTKNNPVLIGQPGVGKTAIAEGLALRIFEGDVPQSLKDKRVISLDMGALVAGAKFRGDFEERLKAVLREVKDANGQVILFIDELHLVVGAGKAEGSPDAANLLKPELARGMLRCIGATTLDEYRQNIEKDAALERRFQPVYVGEPTVEDTIAILRGLKSRYESHHGVRITDSALVAAANLSHRYIADRFLPDKAIDLVDEAASRLAMEKESVPEPIDRIQRRLRQLELAHRQLVDETEASAMEKREEVEGEMATLNHELASLREQWDAEKMGLDDVQSVRQEVERLEHRFTTLDSDAKQKQLRGESPEEVYREMLEVRARLSELQDKLDDAEQRDATAKDESDTHAEKRRLLRHDVTEEEIAEVVSAWTGVPLNRMLETERAKLLVMEERLHQRVIGQDEAVQAVSDAVRRSRSGLQDPERPIGSFLFLGPTGVGKTELCKALAEVMFDDEQAMVRIDMSEFMERHSVSRLIGAPPGYVGYEEGGKLTEAVRRRPYAVVLLDEMEKAHPDVFNILLQVLDDGRLTDGHGRTVNFTNTVIVMTSNAGSQVIRKLTEEGGSEQAMYEAVQESLRARFLPEFLNRIDDVVIFKPLDRPQIRQIVKLQLLSLGHRLQENGLLLKVTEAAVDEIASAGYDPTYGARPLKRVIQNEVQNRLATALLKSSYPEGSTVQVDFQDGQYVFTQH from the coding sequence ATGGCGTTTCGGTTCGATAAACTCACCACCAAAGCTCAATCACTCGTGTCCCAGGCCCAGGGGTTGGCGACATCGGCTGGCAATCCCGAGATTCTGCCGCTGCACTTGCTCGCAGCGATGCTCGAGGAAAGCGATGGGATCACCCGTCCGATGCTGAAGAAGATGAACGCCGACGCGGACAAGTTAAAAGAGCTTGTGCAGAGTGAAATCCAGAAATCGCCCTCCGTTTCCGGAGGCCGCCAGCCGGGGATCGCGCCAGCGCTGCAGCGGACGTTTGACGCGGCCGCCGAAGTCGCGGCAAAATTGAAAGACGAATACGTCAGCACCGAACACTTGCTGCTCGGAATTGCCAAGGTCGAAAGCAAAGCACGCAACCTACTCAAGTTGATGGGAATCAGCGAAGCCGACGTGCTCAAAGCCATGAGTGAGGTTCGTGGTTCGGCGCGGGTGACCGACCCCAACGCGGAAGATACCTACCAGGCGCTGGAGAAGTATGGCGTCGATTTGACGCAATTGGCCGCCAAGGGGACGCTTGATCCGGTGATTGGGCGCGACAATGAAATCCGCCGCGTGATCCAAGTCCTCTCGCGTCGCACCAAAAACAATCCCGTGCTGATCGGCCAACCTGGCGTCGGGAAAACCGCGATCGCCGAAGGCTTGGCGCTGCGGATCTTCGAGGGCGATGTCCCGCAAAGCTTGAAAGACAAACGTGTCATTTCGCTTGACATGGGAGCGCTCGTCGCCGGAGCGAAGTTCCGTGGCGATTTTGAAGAGCGACTCAAAGCGGTGCTGCGCGAGGTCAAAGATGCCAATGGTCAAGTGATCTTGTTTATCGACGAATTGCATCTTGTCGTCGGAGCGGGCAAAGCTGAAGGGTCCCCCGATGCCGCCAACTTGCTCAAACCTGAACTTGCCCGTGGCATGCTCCGTTGTATCGGAGCGACGACGTTGGATGAGTATCGGCAAAACATCGAGAAGGACGCCGCACTCGAGCGGCGTTTCCAACCCGTTTACGTGGGCGAACCGACGGTCGAGGACACGATCGCGATTTTGCGAGGGCTGAAATCACGCTACGAATCGCATCACGGGGTTCGGATCACCGACAGCGCCCTGGTGGCCGCCGCGAATCTTTCCCACCGTTATATCGCCGATCGATTTCTGCCGGACAAAGCGATTGACTTGGTCGATGAAGCGGCCAGCCGTTTGGCGATGGAAAAGGAAAGTGTGCCGGAGCCGATCGATCGAATCCAACGCCGACTGCGGCAACTCGAACTCGCACATCGACAACTCGTCGACGAAACCGAAGCCTCCGCGATGGAAAAACGCGAAGAGGTGGAGGGCGAAATGGCCACGCTCAATCACGAACTCGCCAGTCTCCGCGAGCAGTGGGATGCGGAGAAGATGGGTCTCGATGACGTTCAATCGGTTCGCCAGGAAGTCGAGCGACTTGAGCATCGATTCACCACGCTCGATTCGGACGCCAAGCAAAAACAATTGCGTGGCGAAAGCCCCGAAGAGGTTTATCGTGAGATGCTCGAGGTGCGGGCGCGTTTGAGCGAGTTGCAAGACAAACTTGACGATGCCGAACAACGAGACGCGACGGCCAAAGACGAGAGCGATACCCATGCGGAAAAACGCCGTTTACTCCGTCACGATGTAACCGAGGAAGAGATCGCCGAAGTCGTCAGCGCATGGACCGGGGTACCTCTGAACCGCATGCTCGAGACCGAGCGAGCCAAGTTGTTGGTGATGGAAGAACGACTGCATCAGCGTGTGATCGGTCAAGACGAGGCGGTCCAGGCCGTCTCGGATGCGGTGCGCCGTAGCCGTAGTGGATTGCAAGACCCGGAACGTCCGATCGGATCGTTTTTGTTTCTCGGCCCCACCGGCGTCGGCAAAACGGAATTGTGCAAGGCGCTTGCCGAAGTGATGTTCGATGACGAGCAAGCGATGGTGCGGATCGACATGAGCGAGTTCATGGAACGACACAGCGTGTCACGCTTGATCGGTGCCCCTCCTGGATACGTGGGCTACGAAGAAGGGGGCAAGTTGACCGAGGCGGTTCGCCGCCGCCCTTACGCCGTCGTGTTGCTCGACGAAATGGAAAAAGCACATCCCGATGTCTTCAACATCTTGTTGCAAGTCCTTGACGATGGCCGCTTGACCGATGGACACGGAAGAACGGTCAATTTCACGAATACCGTCATCGTGATGACCAGCAACGCGGGCAGCCAAGTGATTCGCAAGTTGACCGAAGAGGGAGGCAGTGAGCAAGCGATGTACGAAGCGGTTCAAGAATCGCTACGCGCACGCTTCCTGCCCGAATTCTTGAATCGGATCGACGATGTCGTGATCTTTAAACCGCTCGATCGACCACAGATTCGCCAGATCGTCAAACTGCAACTGCTCTCGCTCGGACACCGGTTACAAGAAAACGGATTGCTGTTGAAGGTGACCGAGGCTGCGGTTGATGAAATTGCATCGGCCGGATACGACCCGACCTACGGCGCCCGCCCCCTCAAACGGGTGATTCAAAACGAGGTCCAAAATCGTTTGGCGACGGCGTTGTTGAAGAGTTC